In Perca fluviatilis chromosome 14, GENO_Pfluv_1.0, whole genome shotgun sequence, a genomic segment contains:
- the LOC120573528 gene encoding cell wall protein DAN4-like, whose product MAVVRIISMFMFLIAAPTTTTEAATTTTAAPTTTTQAASTTTEAVTTTTAAPTTTTAATTTTEAVTTSTAAATTTTAAPTTTTELLPTTTTEAATTNTAAPTTTIEAATTTTEAVTTSTAAATTTTAAPTTTTEAATTTTAAPITTTEAATTTTASPTTTTEAATTTTAAPTTTKEAATTTKAAATTTTAAPTTTEAATTITEAATTTTAAPTTTQAAPTTTEAVTTTTAAPITTTAAATTTTEAATTTTATTTTEAQHQQPQLK is encoded by the exons ctgccccaacaactaccacagaagcagcaacaacaacaacagctgccccaacaacaaccacacaaGCAGCATCAACAACCACAGAGGCAgtaacgacaaccacagctgccccaacaacaaccacagcagcaacaacaaccacagaagcagtaACGACaagcacagctgcagcaacgacaaccacagctgctccaacaacaaccacagaa ctgctcccaacaacaaccacagaagcagcaacgacaaacacagctgccccaacaacaaccatagaagcagcaacaacaaccacagaagcagtaACGACaagcacagctgcagcaacgacaaccacagctgctccaactacaaccacagaagcagcaacgacaaccacagctgccccaataacaacaacagaagcagcaacgacaaccacagcttccccaacaacaaccacagaagcagcaacgacaaccacagctgccccaacaacaaccaaagaagcagcaacgacaaccaaaGCTGCAGcgacgacaaccacagctgctccaacaaccacagaagcagcaacgacaatcacagaagcagcaacgacaacaacagctgccccaacaaccacACAAGCGGCACCAACAACTACAGAGGCAgtaacgacaaccacagctgccccaataacaaccacagctgcagcaacaacaaccaccgaagcagcaacgacaaccacag caacaacaaccacagaagca cagcaccaacaaccacagctgaaGTAA